aATATGGCATGAATTCAAACAATCTAAAACCACTTTGGAGACATCATCTCCAATCAAATGCCAAAAAGATTGAAAGAAAAGAGGGGGCATACCATCAGGACCTGAGGCCTTGAGCAGGGCCATCTCTTTTAGGGCAATGTCTACCTCATGTCTTGTGAATTCCTTAGTCAAACCATTATTCATATCCTCAGTGATTAAAGGCTGGATGACCTCCAACACAGCATGAGCACCAGCTGGTCTAGAGGATGTAAATAAGCTAGAATAAAAGTCATAAACTATATCCTCAACCTGTGATCTATCCATGCACCAAGAATTGGATTCATCCAGCAAGCCCACAATTCTATTACGTCAAAATCTCTGAGAAGCTTTGTTGTGGAAGAATCGGGTATTGCTATCGCCAGATTTGAGATGCAAAGCTCTTGCTCGTTGTTGCCACATCAAGCTTTCTTTTTCAAGCAACTCATTCACTTCAACTCTAAGAATTCGTACTGCTTCAAAATTAGCCCCCTGTGCCGCCACAAATTCAGCCCTTTCTAGGAGTTTAGACTTCTCCTCAATCTGTTTCTTCACACTACCAAAGGAGCGTTTGCTCCACTCCATTAGCTTTTCCTCACAAAGCTTGATTTTCTCCAACACTATCTGAGAGGATGAGTACAGCATGTGAGTCATCCAAGCCTCCCTAACAGTATCACCATAACCACTCTCTGTTAGCCACATGTGTTCAAATCTAAACAATTTGCATTGTCTTCCCACAATACCTTCAGGCTTGACAATTATGGGATAGTGATCAGAGATGTTTGATCTAATACACTGCACCTATGTGGCTGGGTTCAACGCAAGCCAAGCTTGTGTAGCTAGAGCTGGGTCAAGCCATTCCAAAACCATACCATCGCCACGTTTGCCCCGCCAAGTATATTTTTTACCCACATACCCCAAATCCAGTAGTCTACAATCATCCACAACTTCTCTAAAATCTCTCATAGCTGCTTCACTTCTCAACGCCCCGCCAAACTTTTCATGTGATAATAAGATTTCGTTGAAGTCATCGGCCACCAACCATGGCAAGCTGAATTTCCGATCAAGAGTTCGCAATAAATCCCAAGTCTCATACTTCCTCCCAATTTCTGGCACCCCATACATACCAGTAAATCTCCAAGAGTCATCCTTCCCTTTGTTGACGATGACGTCAATATAGTTAAGGGAAGATGAATCTACAGTAATTTGCACCATGTTCTTCCAAAGCAAGGCTAGTCCGCCAGCCCTCGTAACTCTTGGAACAACCCACTTCTCATCAAAATGTAAATCATCACATAACTTCACTAGCCTATCTTCGTCTGCCCAAGTCTCGGCCAAGAACAGGACAGTAGGATCTTGTGCCCACACTAACAATGCAAGCTCATGAACGGTGtgttggttcccaagcccccgcaCGTTCCAAGATAACCAATTCATAGCTCTCGGCGGGGCTGTTGAACAGCCTCCACCGTTGGACTTGTGCTTGAATCACCATGCTCAGTATTTTTGGACCGACGTTTTGCTTCCAGCAGCTCGTGTACAAAAGCCTCTGCATGGCATTTTCCCAAATTTGTTGGATGAACAAGCTCATCAGATTTAACACTGGACCGAGTAGCTCTAACCCATTTGATTGAAGTCTCCCTCACCAGGCCCGGTTTCACTAAAGGAGTATCACAGTTTGGGCTTTTTAATCCAGGTCCACAAGATGAGCTAGTTGGGTCCACGTTAGTCTCATTGCCAACACAGCCTGACCCAAGATGTTGAGGATTTTCATGCATTTCCAAATCCCCGAAAATCCTCTCCGGATTTATGGGATTTTGCATGTCAACTGTACGTGCCTCATTATGACTCTGAAAACAAGGCGAAGAATCCTCcctatttaaattcaaatcatcATTAATGCCAGTCGGGATATCAGCACCTTCCGTTTCTGTCTGCATCGTTGGCCGGAATGGATGATCGTCCTTTCCGCTCCGGTTGGCTTTCTTCACATGTGCAGCCTTTTCCTTCAATCTCTGTTTCTGTGATTCAAAATATCCAGGCACACAAACAACACTTTTGCTGGAGGAATAAAAAGGAAGGGCTCTAATACTAGAATCATACCTCCTATCCTTGGTTTTGAGAGAACCATTACTGTGAATCCAAACTTCGCAGTCTTTATCAGCATGATCCAAACACCCGCACCAGTAACATACATTGGGTAGCCGCTCGTACTAGAACGCCACCCATGATTGTTCTCCATTCTCAGGCGTCACAATTCTTCCACGACAGAGGGGTTAAGTCACGTCCACACGTACTCTAACTCTCAAAAATCCCTGTCCGCCCAGCGAAGGACCCCCTGGCATATGAATCACTTCACCGGTCACAGAACAGAGCTTTTCTGCCGTAGCTTGGTTCATATAAGCAATCAGGATATCATGCACTTGGACCCAAAAAAGGGATTCTCTAAAGACCAAATCTCGTAAAGGAAGAGTTTTATTATAGAACTGGAGTATCACTACATGCTTATCAAAGCTCCAAGGTTCATTTTGTAGAACCCGATCAACATCTGCTTTATTatcaaaaatgaaaagcaatctatgttctccaaggttttgaatttgaaacccATTCTTAGATCTCCAGATAGGATTGAAAGTACGTGCCACTGCCTCCACATTCAAAAGTCTAGGCGCGTAGAACTTAGCCACAATCGAGAACTCTTGCGACTTATGCTGTGCCTGGAATTTAAACTCACCTCTTTCACGTTCTGAGAGTGATAGTTTGTTCCACCTGTTTGAGAGATCATCCATTTGGAAATACTATCAACCAGAACCTCTAAGCACTCATTGTTTCCAGGATCCCCAAGAAACAAAGCCCTACAAACCTTGGATGTAACCTAGTTACTCCAAGGATACAAACATGCCTCACCCTGAATTCTACAGTCTAACAGGAAAATAGGTTAAAAAACCATATTTCCTCCAGAACAGAGAAACCTTAATTCTGCTAATTGGTATATATTAAGAATTTAGATAATATGCAATCCAATACAGATactcaaaatattaatttaataaaagttattgtATATTATAACAATAGTTACAGTTATGTGAGATATAACATGATGATGActcaatttataataaaaataaataaataaataaatccaaatGACTACCttttttaattgtcttttttccttctcaaattTGGGCATGGAAGTTATTCCTTCCATTGCTGGTGTGGAGTTTGAGAAGAGTAGAGACATTCTAATAGCCTTGTAGTTTAACTAGTTCATACCTCTAAGTATTTCTAATAGAGACATTCATCGTTATTTGCTCAAAAAATAGAGACATTcagggccaaaatggccaaatatctttgtttttgaaaatattttgcaatCTACCACTGTTTCTGAAATATGTAGGACCATTAATTGAAAACTTGAGTTTGGAGAtataactcgagttccataaaaaataatacgGCAAATTTGAAagctattttttcaaagaactcaAGTTTTTGGAACTTAAGTTTgtaactcgagttttaaaaatgTGGTACGAacctatatagtttcaaaacaaggacatattgctaaatatttttaaaaataagggtaaaaggctagaatctcctaCATACACTTACACAAAACATTAAAGAAATATAACACATTCACAATACACAAAACGAAAAACTCACAAAATCGATAAAGTCAAATAAAGGCAGTTAGGCTTAGGCAAAGCTATTCAATTCCAAAGAGACTCCCAGTTTTCAGttccaaagagaaagagagagagtgccACTCTTAAAGCAGAAGCAAAGATGATATAGAGAAAAAGAGTGAGAGAactgaaataccttgaggggCGATAGCACGTTGAGACCAAGTCTGGGCCAAGGCAATCTCCGATCTCCTCGTCGCTATAGTCGATGTGCTCTGGGACCAAGGGTGGCAGCACGTTGAGGCCACGGTCTTGCTGGTGCAGCTTTGCTGAGTTGCTACTCACTGACTACTGAGGACTGAGATTCTTATTTCCCTTTAGGTTAGGAACtattttggtttaaaatttgatcAATCGACAGTGAGGATTGATTGGGTATTTAGtttatgaaaatttaattattattatttttgttgatttaaaaATCTG
The Quercus lobata isolate SW786 chromosome 10, ValleyOak3.0 Primary Assembly, whole genome shotgun sequence DNA segment above includes these coding regions:
- the LOC115965163 gene encoding uncharacterized protein LOC115965163, producing the protein MWLTESGYGDTVREAWMTHMLYSSSQIVLEKIKLCEEKLMEWSKRSFGSVKKQIEEKSKLLERAEFVAAQGANFEAVRILRVEVNELLEKESLMWQQRARALHLKSGDSNTRFFHNKASQRF